One Mycoplasmoides pneumoniae FH genomic region harbors:
- a CDS encoding DUF16 domain-containing protein, whose product MKEKIPFYNEKEFHDMVKKTKKGTFSGWYIIDKDNKSVEFSGSFNRQFKLNKPVIPVNTEYVTRKEFNEYKVSNDQRLTKIETTLAAQGEQINKLTQTVEKQGEQINQLVQVVLLHGEQINKLTQTVEKQGEQIKELQVEQKAQVEQIKAQGKQIKAQGKTLKSILQALGGINKRLDKIDPPK is encoded by the coding sequence ATGAAAGAGAAAATTCCGTTTTATAACGAAAAAGAATTCCATGACATGGTAAAAAAGACCAAAAAGGGCACTTTTTCGGGATGATACATCATTGACAAAGATAACAAAAGTGTGGAATTCTCTGGCAGTTTTAACAGACAATTTAAACTTAACAAACCGGTTATACCAGTGAACACGGAATACGTAACGCGTAAAGAATTTAACGAATATAAAGTTTCAAACGACCAACGGCTTACAAAGATTGAAACCACTTTGGCCGCCCAAGGTGAACAAATCAACAAATTGACTCAAACTGTTGAAAAACAAGGCGAGCAAATCAATCAATTAGTTCAAGTTGTGCTTCTTCACGGTGAACAAATCAACAAATTGACTCAAACTGTTGAAAAACAGGGCGAGCAAATTAAAGAACTTCAAGTGGAGCAAAAAGCTCAGGTTGAGCAAATTAAAGCTCAAGGAAAACAAATAAAAGCTCAAGGAAAAACGCTTAAGTCGATCCTACAAGCACTTGGAGGAATAAATAAACGCTTGGACAAAATTGATCCACCTAAATAG
- a CDS encoding MgpC family cytadherence protein — protein MGSNAVPSLWYWVVDERTTSGRATWWAKTHLNFGTEVQKNFVENQLGFKSEDNSNTSLTNFKSQGLTQPAYLISGLDVVADHLVFAAFKAGAVGYDMTTDSNASTYNQALTWSTTAGLDSDGGYNNLVTNTAGLNGPINGLFTLLDTFAYVTPVSGMKGGSKNNEEVQTTYPVKSDQKATAKIASLINASPLNSYGDNGDKKAIHLRWKADSSKIFLTIGKLTKAVSLM, from the coding sequence ATGGGTTCAAACGCGGTACCGAGTTTGTGGTATTGGGTCGTGGATGAGCGAACCACGTCCGGGAGGGCGACTTGATGAGCGAAGACACATTTGAACTTCGGCACTGAAGTTCAAAAAAACTTCGTCGAAAACCAGTTGGGGTTTAAATCCGAAGACAACTCCAACACCTCCTTGACGAACTTCAAGAGTCAAGGCTTAACTCAGCCAGCTTACTTAATCAGTGGCCTTGACGTTGTGGCCGACCACCTCGTCTTTGCGGCCTTTAAAGCGGGCGCGGTGGGGTATGATATGACGACTGATTCGAACGCTTCGACCTACAACCAAGCGCTCACCTGGTCGACCACGGCCGGGTTGGACAGTGATGGGGGGTACAACAACCTGGTGACGAATACTGCGGGGTTAAACGGTCCGATTAACGGCTTGTTTACCCTGTTAGACACCTTTGCCTATGTGACCCCGGTGAGTGGGATGAAAGGGGGGAGTAAGAATAACGAAGAAGTGCAAACGACCTACCCGGTCAAGTCCGACCAAAAGGCCACCGCCAAAATTGCGTCCTTAATTAATGCTTCGCCCTTAAACAGTTATGGGGATAATGGCGATAAAAAAGCCATCCACCTAAGGTGAAAGGCAGACAGCTCCAAAATATTTTTGACTATTGGAAAACTAACAAAAGCTGTTAGTTTGATGTAG
- the pheS gene encoding phenylalanine--tRNA ligase subunit alpha, producing MIDQSKLIERWKTTFETAQNPTELLAFKNSFRNADLKPLLSQIKETTDIETKRHLGQLYKQLESTLQTLHDTQLQVFTQAQSSSVLTHGDVMLLATSFAPGSSNIIYQVIDELVNYFKKFLFTVNYDSELTTIADCFDLLNIPKDHPSRNLTDTFYLDKNRLLRTHCTAATLRAVKETKKSNNPDIRIASFGAVFRKDDDDATHSHQFNQLDFMWIKKDFSLTNLKWFMQNMINHIFGENTSARFRLSHFPFTEPSFEIDIRCWLCQNGCGVCKKTRWIEVLGAGILHPQVMANMGFSDTDNIRGIAAGIGIERLVMLKHGISDIRDLYDNNFKFLAQFTD from the coding sequence ATGATTGATCAAAGTAAGTTAATTGAAAGGTGAAAAACTACCTTTGAAACAGCACAAAATCCTACTGAATTATTAGCTTTTAAAAACAGCTTCCGCAATGCTGATTTAAAGCCTTTACTTAGTCAAATTAAGGAAACCACGGACATCGAAACTAAGCGCCATTTAGGCCAACTTTACAAGCAATTGGAAAGCACCTTGCAAACACTCCATGATACACAGCTACAAGTCTTTACCCAAGCCCAGTCTAGCAGTGTATTAACTCATGGTGATGTGATGTTGCTAGCAACCTCTTTTGCCCCTGGTTCTAGCAACATTATTTACCAGGTAATTGATGAGTTAGTGAACTATTTTAAGAAGTTCTTGTTTACGGTTAACTATGACAGTGAATTGACTACTATTGCAGACTGTTTTGACCTGCTAAACATTCCCAAAGACCATCCTAGTCGTAACCTTACTGACACCTTTTACTTAGACAAAAACCGCTTACTGAGAACACATTGTACTGCTGCTACTTTACGTGCTGTTAAGGAAACGAAAAAGAGTAATAACCCCGATATTCGGATTGCTTCCTTTGGTGCTGTTTTTCGTAAAGATGATGACGATGCCACCCACTCACACCAGTTCAACCAACTGGACTTCATGTGGATTAAAAAGGATTTTTCTTTAACTAACCTCAAGTGGTTTATGCAGAATATGATTAACCACATCTTTGGCGAAAATACTTCAGCGCGTTTTCGTCTGTCCCACTTCCCTTTTACCGAACCTTCCTTTGAAATTGACATCCGTTGCTGGTTGTGTCAGAATGGTTGTGGTGTATGTAAGAAAACACGTTGGATTGAGGTATTAGGGGCGGGTATCCTCCACCCTCAAGTGATGGCTAACATGGGCTTTAGTGACACGGATAATATAAGGGGTATAGCAGCTGGCATTGGGATTGAGCGGTTGGTAATGTTGAAACACGGCATTAGTGACATCCGTGACCTTTACGACAATAACTTCAAATTTTTAGCCCAGTTTACTGATTAG
- the pheT gene encoding phenylalanine--tRNA ligase subunit beta, whose translation MLISKKTLAVLIPEITHVSNNEICEKLQQIGIEVEAIRAFKNPDYLQLGILRAVTPHPHDNHLYVCQVQIDKNKQLNVVTGAVNIVDPNNLNKHVIVAKKGAELLNGLIIKTKNIKGIISDGMLCSYVDINPFSKHLIADGDDTHAIVLDNINRDEFGDYLSFLNLDDVVFEVTLPTNRSDLQSLIFLAKELAAVLKRPIFLEQKTTMTLREFYRFPLNLRNRAQANFFGGLFLRDVAITSSPWTTKGLLINQELRPVNCFVDQANMVTVYTGQPIHCHDADKIHGSVELKLATQLETMLALDNKEYEIKPGDLVVADEQGTIAIVGIIGSKRTMVDNTTNNIFFEVVNYNHERIKQTAQRLGVANFASRLMSKPISLQATENCLNYLQNNFLNPESIGKISKFSSTIKAPAFNRKIYLNFNQLRELIGVTKKQLNDYMIRNYLTSLGFKMENQIARAPAYRQDITVWQDISEELLKILDLNKIKEDEILSTTKLEKHEKLNAYDALQKLRTKLQTLGFHNVITYQLISPERARNFNLFGLSNLWEIKNPLSNERSVLRVGLIDSLLRVIQKNAAYKNKLGNIFEFSFVKTKDSNQLHIAALWLEKMFGSTYQKDQGVSVDIPAMKGLAQLIISNFGFNCDFEPITEGEYFTKNVGLKLVVFNEQIGYVGLIKDELLAPYDLKGRPVYGLEINLDRLLNSLNRLERSYTPISKLQDVFKDITFSFPRDESHFETFVKAIKKLQTIFKWELISVFDTEKDGVPITKYTVRYYLKNFTNTPLTLEQIKAVETQLKQQCELAKIALDL comes from the coding sequence ATGTTAATTTCTAAAAAAACTTTAGCTGTTTTAATTCCCGAAATTACCCACGTTTCCAACAATGAAATTTGTGAAAAGTTACAGCAAATCGGGATTGAAGTGGAAGCAATTCGCGCCTTTAAAAACCCTGATTACTTACAGTTGGGTATTCTCCGCGCTGTTACCCCCCACCCCCATGACAACCACTTGTATGTGTGTCAAGTTCAAATAGACAAAAACAAACAGCTCAATGTGGTGACTGGGGCAGTTAACATAGTTGATCCCAATAATCTCAATAAACACGTGATTGTCGCCAAAAAAGGGGCAGAACTGCTCAATGGTTTAATCATTAAAACGAAGAACATTAAGGGAATTATCTCGGACGGGATGTTGTGTAGTTATGTTGATATTAATCCGTTTAGTAAGCATTTAATTGCTGACGGTGATGACACGCATGCGATTGTGCTAGACAACATTAACCGCGATGAATTTGGTGATTATTTAAGTTTTTTAAACCTCGATGACGTGGTGTTTGAGGTTACTTTACCTACCAACCGTTCTGATTTACAGAGCTTAATCTTCCTCGCTAAGGAACTAGCAGCAGTGTTGAAACGTCCGATCTTCTTGGAACAGAAAACCACCATGACCCTGCGCGAGTTCTACCGCTTTCCGCTTAACTTAAGAAACCGTGCTCAGGCCAATTTCTTTGGTGGACTTTTTTTGCGTGATGTAGCAATTACCAGTTCCCCTTGAACTACTAAGGGTTTGTTAATTAACCAGGAGTTACGTCCAGTCAACTGCTTTGTGGACCAGGCTAATATGGTAACTGTTTACACTGGTCAACCAATCCACTGCCATGATGCTGACAAGATCCATGGAAGTGTGGAACTTAAACTAGCCACCCAATTGGAAACGATGTTGGCCTTAGACAACAAGGAGTATGAGATTAAACCGGGTGATCTAGTGGTAGCTGATGAACAGGGCACAATTGCCATAGTCGGTATTATTGGTAGTAAGCGCACTATGGTCGACAATACGACCAACAACATCTTTTTTGAAGTTGTTAACTATAACCATGAGCGAATTAAGCAAACCGCTCAGCGTTTAGGAGTTGCTAACTTTGCTAGTAGGTTAATGAGTAAACCAATTAGTTTACAAGCTACCGAAAACTGCTTGAACTATTTGCAAAATAACTTCCTCAATCCCGAAAGCATTGGCAAGATTAGTAAGTTTTCCAGCACCATTAAAGCCCCAGCTTTTAACCGCAAAATTTACCTCAACTTTAATCAGTTACGGGAGTTAATTGGAGTGACTAAAAAGCAGTTAAATGACTACATGATCCGTAACTACCTTACTAGTTTAGGGTTCAAAATGGAAAACCAAATTGCCCGCGCCCCCGCTTACCGGCAAGACATTACGGTTTGACAAGACATTAGTGAAGAGTTGTTAAAGATCTTGGACCTCAACAAGATTAAAGAGGATGAAATTTTAAGCACCACTAAACTAGAGAAACACGAAAAACTCAATGCTTACGATGCGTTGCAAAAGCTACGCACTAAACTGCAAACCTTGGGCTTTCACAATGTGATTACTTACCAGTTAATTTCACCAGAACGAGCGCGTAACTTTAACCTGTTTGGGTTGAGTAATTTGTGGGAAATTAAAAACCCGCTTTCCAACGAACGGAGTGTTTTACGGGTTGGTTTAATTGACTCCTTGTTGCGAGTAATCCAAAAGAATGCCGCATACAAAAATAAGTTAGGCAACATCTTTGAGTTTTCTTTTGTCAAAACTAAGGACAGTAACCAACTCCACATTGCTGCTCTTTGATTGGAAAAAATGTTTGGTTCTACCTACCAAAAGGATCAAGGCGTTAGTGTCGATATTCCCGCCATGAAGGGCTTAGCGCAGTTAATTATTTCCAACTTTGGTTTTAACTGCGACTTTGAACCAATTACTGAAGGTGAGTACTTCACTAAGAACGTCGGTTTAAAACTAGTGGTGTTTAACGAACAGATTGGTTATGTTGGTTTAATTAAGGATGAGCTGTTGGCGCCTTATGATTTAAAGGGTAGACCGGTGTATGGTTTGGAAATTAACCTAGACCGCTTGTTGAACTCCTTAAACCGGTTGGAGCGCAGTTATACCCCGATTAGCAAACTACAAGATGTCTTTAAGGATATTACCTTTAGCTTCCCCCGTGATGAAAGTCACTTTGAAACGTTTGTGAAAGCGATTAAAAAACTACAAACGATTTTTAAATGGGAATTGATCTCGGTGTTTGACACCGAAAAGGATGGTGTACCAATCACCAAATATACAGTGCGCTATTACTTAAAGAATTTCACTAATACACCATTAACGTTAGAACAAATTAAAGCAGTGGAAACGCAGTTAAAACAACAGTGTGAACTAGCTAAAATAGCACTCGATCTTTAG
- a CDS encoding Eco57I restriction-modification methylase domain-containing protein, translated as MSQNGDKDHELIQGKVKSKTEIEDSVILDQDTLQGKGEEKTKLDELIRWEAEKNDLLKLIDNVGNDEVFTTVETCQRMLDDLFPQDHEVWSNPDLKWLNPCDKNGVFFREIALRLDKGLAKVIPDEYERKKHIMTKMLFSIDLTKFTSLMVRRTLYYCIKANKRKTSEDEGCAIANGAWFNNECGNVVKPYKEHYFDKQGKNKKCKFCRTDEKFKYQQSSSNEKYAYDFIHLNPNEYESYFKTNFGVMKFDVIIGNPPYQLANNRGGDAGDGNGANPIFQEFILRALELQPKYLAMIVPARWINSSEKVFLKFRAKLQKSNGFKGINIFFDSKHCFPNRQIKGGVCYFNWQNGYEGQTLITTKSSKKGKQEEIETYKRDFFAPVLNNTEQVIFRKKFNTTFIKR; from the coding sequence ATGAGTCAAAATGGCGATAAAGACCACGAATTGATTCAGGGAAAGGTCAAAAGCAAAACTGAAATAGAAGATTCCGTTATATTGGATCAAGACACTTTGCAAGGCAAGGGTGAAGAAAAAACTAAATTAGATGAGTTGATTAGGTGAGAAGCCGAGAAAAACGACTTGCTCAAGTTAATTGATAACGTCGGTAATGATGAAGTTTTTACTACTGTAGAAACTTGTCAAAGAATGCTTGACGATCTCTTTCCTCAAGACCATGAAGTTTGATCGAATCCGGACTTAAAGTGATTAAATCCTTGTGATAAAAATGGTGTTTTCTTTCGTGAAATTGCGTTAAGGCTAGACAAAGGCTTGGCCAAAGTTATACCGGATGAATATGAACGCAAGAAACACATCATGACCAAGATGCTTTTTAGTATTGACTTAACTAAATTTACTAGCTTGATGGTTCGTCGTACGCTTTACTATTGCATTAAAGCTAACAAGCGTAAAACTAGTGAAGATGAGGGCTGTGCAATTGCAAATGGCGCATGATTTAATAACGAATGCGGTAATGTTGTTAAACCTTACAAGGAACATTATTTCGACAAACAAGGAAAAAATAAAAAATGTAAGTTTTGTAGAACAGATGAGAAATTTAAATACCAACAATCTTCTTCAAATGAAAAATACGCCTATGACTTCATTCATTTAAATCCAAACGAATATGAAAGCTACTTTAAAACTAATTTTGGTGTTATGAAATTTGATGTAATTATTGGTAATCCACCTTATCAGTTAGCAAATAATCGTGGTGGTGATGCTGGTGATGGTAATGGAGCAAACCCCATTTTTCAAGAATTTATCTTAAGAGCACTTGAATTACAACCAAAATATTTAGCAATGATTGTTCCTGCAAGATGAATTAATTCCTCTGAAAAAGTTTTTCTAAAGTTCAGAGCAAAATTACAAAAATCAAATGGTTTTAAAGGAATTAATATTTTCTTTGACTCTAAACATTGCTTTCCAAACAGACAAATAAAAGGTGGTGTTTGTTACTTTAATTGACAGAATGGCTATGAGGGTCAAACACTCATAACCACTAAATCTTCAAAAAAAGGCAAACAAGAAGAAATTGAAACTTATAAGAGGGACTTTTTTGCACCTGTTTTAAACAATACTGAGCAAGTTATTTTCCGCAAAAAATTTAACACGACATTTATAAAAAGGTAG
- a CDS encoding Eco57I restriction-modification methylase domain-containing protein, producing MNKNSGKDYESIQGKIKSKAEIEDSVILEKETLQGKGEEKTKLDELIRWEAEKNDLLKLIDNVGNDEVFTPVETCQRMLDELFPEDHEVWSNPDLKWLNPCDKNGVFFREIALRLDKGLTKIIPDEYARKKHIMTKMLFSIGLTKFTSLMVRRTLYYCIKANKRKISEDEGCAIANGARFNNEFGNVVTPYKEHYFGKESKSKNCHFCGTNKNSKYVNSMTEEKYAYDFIHLNSDEYENYFKTNFGVMKFDVIIGNPPYQLSNGSGSDGNGAKAIFQDFVLKAIDLEPKYLAMIIPAKWMISAENIFLNLRDKLKKNKGIKEINIFFDSKDCFPKREIKGGICYFIWQNNYQGKTLINTKFSKKGKSTEIDSSKRNLFVSVLNNTEQIIFRKRIWQDIYTKIDSISASEMKNTHTQRERAI from the coding sequence ATGAACAAAAATAGTGGTAAAGACTACGAATCGATTCAAGGTAAGATTAAGAGTAAAGCTGAAATAGAAGATTCAGTTATATTGGAAAAAGAAACTTTGCAAGGCAAGGGTGAAGAAAAAACTAAATTAGATGAGTTGATTAGGTGAGAGGCCGAGAAAAATGACTTACTCAAGTTAATTGACAACGTCGGTAATGACGAAGTTTTCACTCCCGTAGAAACTTGTCAAAGAATGCTCGATGAGCTCTTTCCTGAAGATCATGAAGTTTGATCAAATCCCGATCTCAAGTGATTAAATCCGTGTGATAAAAACGGAGTTTTCTTTCGCGAAATTGCGCTAAGACTTGATAAAGGATTAACCAAAATTATTCCCGACGAATATGCCCGCAAGAAGCATATTATGACCAAGATGCTTTTTAGCATTGGCTTAACTAAATTTACTAGTTTGATGGTGCGTCGCACGCTTTACTATTGCATTAAAGCTAACAAGCGTAAAATCAGCGAAGATGAGGGTTGTGCAATTGCAAATGGCGCACGATTTAATAATGAATTTGGCAATGTTGTTACCCCTTATAAAGAACACTATTTTGGAAAAGAATCGAAAAGCAAAAACTGTCACTTTTGTGGGACAAATAAGAATTCTAAATATGTAAATTCTATGACTGAAGAAAAGTATGCCTATGACTTCATTCATTTAAATTCGGATGAATATGAAAACTACTTTAAAACTAATTTTGGTGTTATGAAATTTGATGTAATTATTGGAAATCCGCCTTACCAGCTATCTAATGGTAGCGGTTCTGATGGCAATGGAGCCAAAGCAATTTTTCAAGATTTTGTTTTAAAAGCAATTGACTTAGAACCAAAATATTTAGCGATGATTATCCCAGCAAAATGAATGATTTCTGCTGAAAATATTTTTTTAAATCTAAGAGATAAATTAAAGAAAAATAAAGGTATAAAAGAAATTAATATTTTTTTCGACTCTAAAGACTGTTTTCCAAAGAGAGAAATAAAAGGTGGCATTTGTTACTTTATCTGGCAGAATAACTATCAAGGTAAGACTCTTATAAATACCAAATTTTCAAAGAAAGGAAAAAGCACAGAGATCGATAGTTCTAAAAGAAACTTATTTGTTTCCGTTTTAAACAACACTGAACAAATCATTTTTCGCAAAAGGATTTGACAAGACATTTACACAAAGATTGATTCCATCTCTGCTAGTGAAATGAAGAACACACACACACAGAGAGAGAGAGCAATTTAG
- a CDS encoding choline/carnitine O-acyltransferase, translating to MDTKLTPPWLRQENNLLNPEVTQRLFINQDNIPNLPTEAPQVYLARFLEWVEPLVSKVKFVKAQAAVQDYLNSKACAQIETIIAERAQNTHSSWLANWWVQYAYLTSTGPVSPEVNAPYYLELPTVGWSQAELAAALSAQLWHIYQQVQKRQLTSFSVKDKLFSLDTLQSIFASCQIHRADGDVYFVNDQPANFIVVIKNNVFYKLVIDNSGSLEQLQAQLQLSFVQILDNELSHPPHWNLLTATTTKAESQSLLDQLWAQNPEMLLDIYNSAFIVNLDNVELTTPLQLLRNSTWTPNFNRWHAKGIQLVITKNAQLVILADHTSFDGSSVATLANIFVSKLQKVNTEGASALTPTMLSFPTVDQDKQKYFKQLSKNFKDYVYNAVMFELKWDWFTKPLIKAKGIKNSEAFIHLCYQIAQYQTNKKLQNTYVAVDMRQYFRGRTECLRPLSKQSVAFVKRYCKDPKGTLKQFRKYYPAIESLHFEKTRLAQKGSGVNRHLLGAYLAWNEHQDTIAKPALFETKAWKTIAANPLSTSSIVDKYLRNFSFDPVEPNGIGIAYAIDDTNFRAILSVYQHNLQYLKDWMKHFEQTVKTILKTLK from the coding sequence ATGGACACTAAATTAACACCACCCTGGTTGCGTCAAGAAAATAACCTGCTCAACCCCGAAGTTACCCAACGTTTGTTTATCAACCAGGACAACATTCCGAACTTACCCACTGAAGCCCCCCAAGTTTATTTAGCCCGTTTTTTGGAATGAGTTGAACCACTAGTCTCGAAAGTAAAATTTGTGAAAGCACAAGCAGCAGTTCAGGATTACCTCAATTCTAAAGCCTGTGCACAAATTGAAACCATTATTGCAGAACGGGCGCAAAACACCCATTCGAGTTGGTTAGCTAACTGGTGGGTGCAGTACGCTTATTTAACTTCGACTGGCCCGGTTAGTCCGGAAGTTAATGCACCCTATTATTTAGAGCTCCCGACTGTTGGTTGAAGTCAAGCCGAGTTAGCAGCAGCATTGTCAGCCCAGCTATGACACATATACCAGCAAGTCCAAAAACGGCAGTTAACGAGCTTTAGTGTCAAGGACAAGCTGTTTTCACTCGATACCTTGCAATCAATCTTTGCTAGTTGCCAGATTCACCGCGCTGATGGGGATGTGTACTTTGTTAATGATCAACCTGCTAACTTCATTGTGGTGATTAAGAACAATGTCTTCTATAAGTTAGTAATAGATAACAGTGGTAGCTTAGAACAACTGCAAGCGCAACTGCAGTTAAGCTTTGTGCAAATCTTAGACAATGAGCTAAGTCACCCACCGCACTGGAACTTACTCACTGCTACCACAACCAAAGCGGAGTCACAAAGTTTACTCGATCAGTTGTGAGCGCAAAACCCAGAAATGTTGTTGGACATCTATAACAGTGCCTTTATTGTGAACTTGGACAACGTCGAATTAACGACTCCCTTACAACTGTTGCGCAATTCGACATGAACCCCTAACTTTAACCGTTGGCACGCTAAGGGGATTCAGTTGGTCATTACTAAGAACGCTCAGTTAGTCATTCTAGCGGATCACACTAGTTTTGACGGTTCTAGTGTAGCTACCCTAGCCAACATCTTTGTCTCTAAACTCCAAAAGGTCAACACTGAGGGTGCCAGCGCTTTAACACCGACCATGCTTTCCTTTCCAACAGTAGACCAGGATAAGCAAAAGTATTTTAAGCAATTGAGCAAAAATTTTAAGGACTATGTGTACAATGCCGTTATGTTTGAACTGAAATGGGACTGGTTTACGAAGCCACTTATCAAAGCCAAAGGGATTAAGAACTCCGAAGCCTTTATCCATCTCTGTTACCAAATTGCCCAGTACCAAACGAACAAAAAGTTGCAGAACACCTATGTGGCCGTGGACATGCGTCAGTACTTCCGGGGACGCACCGAGTGTCTTCGTCCTTTAAGTAAACAATCAGTTGCCTTTGTCAAACGCTACTGCAAAGATCCGAAAGGTACCTTAAAGCAGTTCCGAAAGTACTACCCAGCGATTGAAAGTCTCCACTTTGAAAAAACCCGGTTAGCGCAAAAGGGTAGTGGGGTCAACCGTCACTTGCTGGGAGCATATTTGGCTTGGAATGAACACCAAGACACAATAGCTAAACCCGCTTTATTTGAAACAAAGGCTTGAAAAACGATTGCTGCCAACCCACTGTCCACATCGAGCATTGTGGACAAGTATTTGCGCAACTTTTCCTTCGACCCCGTAGAGCCAAACGGCATTGGTATTGCCTATGCCATTGATGACACTAATTTCCGTGCCATTCTCAGTGTGTATCAGCACAACTTACAGTACCTCAAAGATTGGATGAAACACTTTGAACAAACAGTGAAAACAATCCTTAAAACTCTTAAATAA
- the infC gene encoding translation initiation factor IF-3 has translation MAQNIKQGSRREREQKPLINDKIGFNEFILIDENGSNLGTVRRTDALKMAEEKQLDLVLIGSNPAKPIVKLLDFGRYTYDLKRKKRQSKKNQTIIQIKEVVVKPTIAKHDLEFKAKQTTGWAEKGYHVKFVVRAFGRVSTRIELIEKVFNDFYLLVEPAVEVQKPLTASSKTMYSALLIPRKK, from the coding sequence TTGGCACAGAACATAAAACAAGGTTCCAGGCGTGAGCGCGAACAAAAACCGTTAATTAACGATAAAATTGGCTTTAATGAGTTCATTTTAATTGACGAAAATGGCTCCAATTTGGGGACGGTTAGAAGGACCGATGCCCTCAAGATGGCTGAGGAAAAACAACTCGATTTAGTCTTAATTGGTTCAAACCCAGCCAAACCCATTGTTAAGCTCTTAGACTTTGGTCGTTACACTTATGATTTAAAACGCAAAAAACGCCAGTCCAAGAAAAACCAAACCATTATCCAAATAAAGGAAGTGGTAGTGAAACCGACAATCGCTAAACATGATCTGGAATTTAAAGCTAAGCAAACGACGGGATGAGCTGAAAAGGGTTATCACGTTAAGTTTGTAGTGCGCGCTTTTGGTAGAGTAAGTACTAGGATTGAGTTAATTGAAAAAGTCTTTAATGACTTTTATCTGCTAGTAGAACCAGCAGTGGAGGTCCAAAAACCACTAACTGCTTCTTCCAAAACAATGTATTCTGCTTTGTTAATTCCCCGTAAGAAATAA
- the rpmI gene encoding 50S ribosomal protein L35, which produces MKVKSAAKKRFKLTKSGQIKRKHAYTSHLAPHKTTKQKRHLRKQGTVSASDFKRIGNLI; this is translated from the coding sequence ATGAAAGTAAAAAGTGCTGCAAAGAAGCGTTTTAAGCTCACTAAGTCTGGCCAAATTAAGCGCAAACACGCTTATACTTCCCACTTAGCACCGCACAAAACGACGAAGCAAAAGCGCCACTTGCGCAAGCAAGGAACTGTCAGTGCGAGTGACTTTAAACGCATTGGTAATTTAATTTAA
- the rplT gene encoding 50S ribosomal protein L20, with product MRIKGGKQTRVRRKKWLKQASGSFGTRHASYKVAKQTVIQAAKYAYRDRRNKKRDFRSLWILRLNAALREQGMTYSVFINLLKKHNIEINRKVLSELAIKEPSKFNLIVQKVKSEQPKAAKPAALGN from the coding sequence ATGAGAATTAAAGGTGGAAAACAAACCCGCGTACGTCGCAAGAAGTGGTTAAAGCAAGCTAGTGGTAGCTTTGGTACCCGACATGCCTCTTATAAGGTGGCAAAGCAAACGGTGATCCAAGCCGCTAAGTATGCTTACCGCGATCGTCGTAACAAAAAGCGCGATTTCCGTTCGTTGTGGATCTTGCGCTTAAACGCCGCTTTGCGCGAACAGGGCATGACCTATTCGGTCTTTATCAATCTATTGAAGAAGCACAACATTGAGATTAACCGCAAAGTGTTGTCGGAACTAGCCATTAAAGAACCAAGTAAATTTAACCTAATTGTGCAAAAGGTTAAAAGTGAACAACCGAAAGCCGCTAAGCCAGCTGCTTTAGGAAACTAG